In Paludibaculum fermentans, the genomic stretch ATCTTGTCCATGCCGGTGCGCTCGACGAAATCGTAGGTGCGCTCCAGGTAGTTGGCGTGTTCGCGGTAGTACTGGAAGAACAGCTCCGCCGATTCCAGGGCCTCTTCCGTCGAAGCCACGGTCACCAGCACGTCAGCCTTGCGCACTGACTTGCCGGCCGCTCCGCCCACCACCACCTGCCAGGAGCCTTCCTGGCCCACCAGGCCGATGTCCTTCACCGTCGCCTCCGCGCAGTTGCGGGGACATCCGACCACGGCCAGCTTGGTCTTGTGCGGGGTGAAGAGATTCTCCAGCCGCTTCTCCAGTTCGACGCCGGTGCTGATGGCGTCTTGCGTGCCGAAGCGGCAGAACTCGCTGCCGACGCAGGTTTTCACCATGCGCACGCCCTTGGCGTAGGCTTGCCCCGAGGGCATGCCGAGATCGGCCCAGATGCCCGGCAGATCCTGTTTCTTCACGCCGAGCAGGTCGAGCCGCTGGCTGCCGGTGACCTTGACGAGTGGAACGTTGTACTTCTCGGCCACCTCGGCGATGCGCCGTAGCTCCGCCGGCGATGTCACTCCGCCGCGCATGCGGGGGACCACGCTGAAGGTACCGTCCTTCTGGATATTGGCGTGGACACGGTCGTTGATGAAGCGGGAGGAGCGGTCTTCCTCGTGCTCCCCGCACCACACCATGTCGACCATGTAGCTGAGCGCCGGACGGCATTTCTCACAGCCCGTCCCATTGCCGTAGATGTCGAGCACCTGCTGTACGGAACGGATCTGCTGCGTGTGGACCATCTCCCGCAACTGCTCTTCCGGGAACGGCACGCAACTGCACAACACCTGTTTGACGTCGGGCTCAAAGCCGGGCGCCACAGCCGCCAGCAAGGCGGTACAGGTCCCGGCGCAGGATCCGCAACCGGCCGATGCGCGGGTCGCCTCCTTCAACTGGGAAAGCGTGCAGATGCCGCGATCGTGGATGGCCGTGATGATGGTGCCCTTGCTGACGCCCATGCACCCGCAGACCACTTCGCTGTCGGACATCTCCGCGATGGAGGCGCCAGGGTCCTTGGGCGGTTCGGGGATCAGCAGGTTGCGGCGCTTGGCCGTGAGATCCTCTTTCGAGCGGATCCACTCCATGTAGCGGCCGCTTTCCGAGGTATCGCCCACGAGGATCGCGCCCACCATCTGTCCGCCCTTGAGCACCAGCTTCTTGTAGATGCCGAGGCCCGGATCCTCATAGCGCACGATGTCGAGACCCGCTTCGGTCTCTTCGATCACACCGGCGGAGAAGACCTCCACCCCGGCCACCTTCAACTTGGTGGCGGTGGAGCTGCCTTCGTACGTCGGACCCTTATTGCCGGTGATCGTGGCCGCCAGCACTTTGCCCTGTTCGATCAGCGGGGCCACCAGGCCGTAGGTCATGCCGCGGTGTTCGACGCACTCGCCCACGGCAAAGATGTCGGGATTCGAGGTTTCCAGGAAGTCGTTCACGACGATCCCGCGCTTCACTTCCAGACCGGCCATGCGACCCAGTTCCGCATTCGGCAGGATGCCGGCGGCGACTACGACGAAATCGGCCGGCAGGATCTTGCCCGTGTTCAGCTCGACGCTCTCGACGCGCTCCTTACCGTGGATCGCGCGCACCGTGCACTTGGTGCGCACGGTAATGCCGAGGTTCTCCATCTTGCGCTGGACGTAATGGCCGCCGGTGCTGTCGAGCTGGCGGTTCATCAGCGTGTCCAGCAGGTGGATCACGGTCACCTCGCAGCCCTGCACCTGCAGTCCGCGAGCCGCTTCCAGACCCAACAGCCCGCCGCCCAGCACGATGGCGTGCTTGCCCGGAGCCGACCACTCCAGCAGCCGCTGCGTGTCATCCAGCGTGCGCCACGCGCAGACGCCTTTCTTTTCGAGACCCGGCACCGGCGGCACGAAGGGATGGCTGCCGGTGGCGATCAGCAGCTTGTCGTAAGAGGTCACGGCGCCGTCGTCGCCGCTGATGGTGTGGGCCACCGGATCGACGCCGGTGATCCGCACGCCCAGGCGCAAGGAGATGTTGCGCTCGCGATACCACTCCAGCGGGTTCAGCGTGATGTCGTCGAAGCCATGGACGCCGGCCAGGACGTTTGACAGCAGGATGCGGCTGTAGTTGACGTGCGTTTCATCGCCGAAGATGGTGATGTCGAACATGTCGCCATAGCGCAGGATCTGCTCCAGACAGGCGATGCCTGCCATGCCGTTGCCGACCAGAACCAGATGGGGCTTCTTTGCTTTGCGGGGCTTCATTTCGGTTAATGGCTCCTTTCGACTCGTACGGCACACTGCTTGTAATTCGGTTCGCGTGAGATGGGATCGTAGGCGCTGAGCGTCAAACGGTTGGAGTTGTACTCGAAGTAGTGGAACGGCAGAAAGACGTGGCCGGGCGCGATGATCGAGGTGACACGCAGCTCCACGCCGTCCACCTGGCCGCGCCGCGATACCAGCGTGACCTTGTCGTGCATCTCCAGGCCCAGCCGCTCGGCGTCGGTAGGATTCATCTCGAGCCAGGCCCGCGGGCTCATGCGGTGCAGCATCTCCACCTCGCCGGTCTTGGTCCGCGTATGCCAGTGCTCCACGGTGCGGCCGGTGTTCAGGACGAACGGATACTGGCGGCTCGGCTGCTCCGGCGCGGGCTGCCACTCGATGCAGAACAGCTTCGCCTTTTCGTCGGAGTGCTCGAAACGGCCATCGGCGTAGAGGCGGCGCGTGCCTGTCGACTCCGTCCCTTGCGGATGCGGCCACTGGATCGGTCCGGCTGTCTCCAGCAGCTCATAGCTGAGCCCCGAGTAATCGCACAGGCGCCCCTTCGAGACCTGGCGCCATTCCTCAAAGGCATCGCGCGGCCCGGTCCAGTTGGGGAAGAGTTTGTCCCGCACGCCCAGCTGGCCGGCGGTGCGGAGGAAGATCTCGAAGTCGGATAGCGCCTCACCGGGTGGCGGCACGGCTGCATTCAC encodes the following:
- the nirB gene encoding nitrite reductase large subunit NirB, producing MKPRKAKKPHLVLVGNGMAGIACLEQILRYGDMFDITIFGDETHVNYSRILLSNVLAGVHGFDDITLNPLEWYRERNISLRLGVRITGVDPVAHTISGDDGAVTSYDKLLIATGSHPFVPPVPGLEKKGVCAWRTLDDTQRLLEWSAPGKHAIVLGGGLLGLEAARGLQVQGCEVTVIHLLDTLMNRQLDSTGGHYVQRKMENLGITVRTKCTVRAIHGKERVESVELNTGKILPADFVVVAAGILPNAELGRMAGLEVKRGIVVNDFLETSNPDIFAVGECVEHRGMTYGLVAPLIEQGKVLAATITGNKGPTYEGSSTATKLKVAGVEVFSAGVIEETEAGLDIVRYEDPGLGIYKKLVLKGGQMVGAILVGDTSESGRYMEWIRSKEDLTAKRRNLLIPEPPKDPGASIAEMSDSEVVCGCMGVSKGTIITAIHDRGICTLSQLKEATRASAGCGSCAGTCTALLAAVAPGFEPDVKQVLCSCVPFPEEQLREMVHTQQIRSVQQVLDIYGNGTGCEKCRPALSYMVDMVWCGEHEEDRSSRFINDRVHANIQKDGTFSVVPRMRGGVTSPAELRRIAEVAEKYNVPLVKVTGSQRLDLLGVKKQDLPGIWADLGMPSGQAYAKGVRMVKTCVGSEFCRFGTQDAISTGVELEKRLENLFTPHKTKLAVVGCPRNCAEATVKDIGLVGQEGSWQVVVGGAAGKSVRKADVLVTVASTEEALESAELFFQYYREHANYLERTYDFVERTGMDKIRRETVYAVPEARAGLLDRLRKAKSASYDAWLEREQPKTATQFVQIQPMEAPEEVSYR